The following coding sequences are from one Oncorhynchus keta strain PuntledgeMale-10-30-2019 unplaced genomic scaffold, Oket_V2 Un_contig_2432_pilon_pilon, whole genome shotgun sequence window:
- the LOC118382048 gene encoding uncharacterized protein LOC118382048 codes for MDLLVMRERPRRGIRNSGYDVSPTPLTLVLTLVLTLVLTLVLTLVLTLVLTLVLTLVLTLVPTLVPTLVPTLVPTLVLTLVLTLVLTLVLTLVLTLVLTLVLTLVLTLVLTLVLTLVLTLVLTLVLTLVLTLVLTLVLSHWPYLNWCSGSQKQTGTEPELIEETNVDRLIPHGGLCLPQRGQRSSETSTLSSLVHHEPRTSTPALSVTLTSAPGTIPVAGEGLQWVPARSRHVSVQPPKPAFRFNQLPDMVMTSPPPPIPLALDLPPPGTSLRRSSPDLGSTARISESGTYMTDMQTQHNDSSAPYVSLSRAALPSVPLSRAALPSVPVSRAALPSVPVSRAALPSVPVSRAALPSVPLSRAALPSVPLSRAALPSVPLSRAALPSVPLSRAALPSVKAEQPMSTYSGNPITAVYAIPASRSGYSEYFASTPPSSYHSPSWMSYPPEPEDVPPQWADSVALPGYVEAFPHPRYPQGSSPRLPLHYGQAMEPPPTPTTAASQQSLPDAGEPRDRVPLSSLSTSALVQAIRQEVAKLAKKQTDMFEFQV; via the exons ATGGACCTGCTGGTTATGAGGGAGAGACCCAGGAGAGGCATCAGGAACAGTGGCTATGACGTGAGTCCCACTCCCCTGACCCTGGTCCTGACCCTGGTCCTGACCCTGGTCCTGACCCTGGTCCTTACCCTGGTCCTGACCCTGGTCCTTACCCTGGTCCTTACCCTGGTCCTGACCCTGGTCCCGACCCTGGTCCCGACCCTGGTCCCGACCCTGGTCCCGACCCTGGTCCTTACCCTGGTCCTGACCCTGGTCCTGACCCTGGTCCTGACCCTGGTCCTGACCCTGGTCCTGACCCTGGTCCTGACCCTGGTCCTGACCCTGGTCCTGACCCTGGTCCTGACCCTGGTCCTGACCCTGGTCCTGACCCTGGTCCTTACCCTGGTCCTGACCCTGGTCCTGACCCTGGTCCTTTCCCACTGGCCCTATCTGAACTGGTGTTCTGGGTCTCAGAAGCAGACTGGG ACTGAACCGGAGCTGATTGAGGAGACCAACGTGGATCGTCTGATTCCTCACGGGGGGTTATGTCTGCCCCAGAGGGGTCAAAGGTCATCAGAGACCTCCACGTTGAGCTCCCTCGTCCATCACGAG CCCCGGACCTCCACCCCTGCCCTATCTGTTACGTTGACCAGTGCCCCGGGAACCATCCCCGTGGCCGGGGAAGGGCTGCAGTGGGTGCCGGCTCGGAGCAGACATGTATCAGTGCAGCCTCCCAAACCT GCCTTTAGGTTCAACCAGCTTCCTGACATGGTTAtgacctctcctccaccccctatTCCCCTCGCACTGGACCTCCCCCCTCCAGGGACCTCTCTAAGACG ctCGTCGCCTGACCTGGGGTCCACGGCCAGAATCTCAGAGTCTGGGACCTACATGACGGACATGCAGACCCAGCATAATGACAGCAGCGccccctatgtctctctctctagagcaGCACTCCCCTCAGTCCCCCTCTCCAGAGCAGCACTCCCCTCAGTCCCCGTCTCCAGAGCAGCACTCCCCTCAGTCCCCGTCTCCAGAGCAGCACTCCCCTCAGTCCCCGTCTCCAGAGCAGCACTCCCCTCAGTCCCCCTCTCCAGAGCAGCACTCCCCTCAGTCCCCCTCTCCAGAGCAGCACTCCCCTCAGTCCCCCTCTCCAGAGCAGCACTCCCCTCAGTCCCCCTCTCCAGAGCAGCACTCCCCTCAGTCAAAGCAGAACAGCCGATGTCCACCTACTCAG GAAACCCCATCACAGCGGTGTACGCCATCCCAGCCTCGCGGTCGGGTTACTCTGAGTATTTTGCCTCCACGCCTCCGTCCTCTTACCACAGCCCATCCTGGATGTCCTACCCCCCCGAGCCTGAGGACGTGCCCCCCCAGTGGGCTGACTCT GTGGCTCTCCCGGGGTACGTGGAGGCCTTCCCTCATCCCCGCTACCCTCAAGGCAGCTCCCCCAGACTCCCCCTACACTATGGCCAGGCCATGGAGCCACCCCCCACCCCGACCACCGCCGCGTCCCAGCAGAGCCTGCCCGATGCGGGGGAGCCCAGAGACAGAGTCCCCCTCAGCAGTCTCTCCACATCCGCCCTGGTCCAGGCCATCCGCCAGGAGGTGGCAAAGCTGGCCAAGAAGCAGACAGACATGTTTGAGTTCCAGGTGTAA